A region from the Pelotomaculum isophthalicicum JI genome encodes:
- a CDS encoding (2Fe-2S) ferredoxin domain-containing protein: MMKQIKSVDELIKLKEAALNKIKERQIGNKTTIVVNMGTCGIAAGAREVMMAIIDEIEKRNISNVIITQAGCAGLCEHEPMLAVIRPDKSQVIYGHLDKEKARRIVIEHVIHDKVVEECALAQQA, encoded by the coding sequence ATGATGAAACAGATTAAGTCAGTTGATGAACTGATAAAGTTAAAAGAAGCCGCGCTGAATAAAATCAAAGAGCGGCAGATTGGTAATAAAACAACAATTGTGGTAAACATGGGAACCTGCGGGATAGCCGCCGGGGCGCGGGAAGTGATGATGGCAATTATTGATGAAATAGAAAAAAGAAATATTTCTAATGTAATTATCACCCAGGCAGGCTGCGCCGGGTTGTGCGAGCATGAGCCCATGCTCGCAGTTATCAGGCCTGATAAGTCCCAGGTTATTTACGGTCATTTAGACAAGGAAAAAGCCCGGCGGATCGTAATAGAGCATGTTATTCACGACAAGGTTGTTGAGGAATGCGCGCTGGCGCAGCAAGCCTAA
- a CDS encoding YetF domain-containing protein: MLIGIIRTLILFTVVVIGLRLMGKRQIGQLQPYELVIVIMLSALAAIPMENTGVPLASGLFPIFTLIVAQVALSYVALKSERARGIICGTPSVLIENGKIVEQELYRLRYNINDLLEQLRSKDTPNIADVEFAILETSGKLNVIPKSQKRPVVPADMNLPTAYEGMPVTLIIDGYVFHKNLAKINLDADWLKSELKNFGVNNLKEVLFASLDTEGKLFYQVKSKAM; encoded by the coding sequence ATGCTGATTGGGATTATACGCACCCTAATTTTATTTACCGTAGTAGTGATCGGCTTGAGATTAATGGGCAAGAGGCAGATAGGCCAACTCCAGCCATACGAACTTGTGATTGTAATTATGCTTTCAGCCCTGGCGGCGATTCCGATGGAGAATACCGGTGTGCCGCTTGCCAGCGGCCTGTTCCCGATTTTTACTCTGATCGTGGCTCAGGTTGCCCTGTCATATGTCGCTTTGAAGAGCGAGCGTGCCAGGGGGATAATTTGCGGCACTCCCAGTGTACTGATTGAAAACGGAAAAATTGTTGAGCAAGAACTGTACCGGCTCCGTTACAACATCAATGATTTGCTGGAGCAGCTCAGATCCAAGGACACGCCTAATATCGCCGATGTGGAGTTTGCCATTTTGGAAACAAGCGGCAAATTAAACGTTATTCCCAAATCACAGAAAAGGCCCGTTGTTCCGGCGGATATGAATTTGCCGACGGCTTATGAAGGTATGCCGGTTACACTTATTATTGACGGCTATGTATTCCATAAAAATCTGGCCAAAATAAACCTTGACGCGGACTGGCTAAAATCAGAGCTAAAAAATTTTGGCGTGAACAACCTTAAGGAAGTGCTTTTTGCCAGTCTCGACACTGAAGGAAAGTTGTTTTATCAGGTAAAATCAAAAGCGATGTAA
- the vanR gene encoding VanR-ABDEGLN family response regulator transcription factor produces MTLLVANILIVDDEQAIADLVEVYLKNENYNVFKFYNGKDALNCIENEKLDLAILDVMLPDEDGFSICQQIREKHNFPVIMLTAKEEEIDKITGLTLGADDYITKPFRPLELIARVKAQLRRFTKYNSSEPKQEEHLIAFSGLVLDMDTHECTLNEKRLSLTPTEFSILWVLCSNRGRVVSSEELFHEVWGDKYFTNSNNTVMVHIRHLREKMHDSAEHPKYIKTVWGVGYKIEK; encoded by the coding sequence ATGACGCTTTTGGTTGCAAATATTTTAATAGTTGATGATGAACAAGCTATTGCCGATTTGGTTGAAGTTTATTTGAAAAATGAGAATTATAATGTCTTTAAATTTTATAACGGCAAGGATGCCCTTAACTGTATTGAAAATGAAAAACTAGACCTCGCCATTTTGGATGTCATGCTTCCCGATGAAGACGGTTTTTCAATCTGTCAGCAAATCCGGGAAAAGCATAATTTTCCGGTTATCATGCTGACAGCTAAAGAAGAAGAAATCGATAAGATTACCGGGCTGACATTAGGTGCGGACGACTATATCACCAAGCCGTTCCGCCCTTTGGAACTTATTGCCCGTGTAAAGGCGCAGCTCCGGAGATTTACCAAATATAATTCCTCAGAGCCAAAACAGGAAGAACACTTGATTGCCTTTTCTGGCTTGGTATTGGACATGGATACCCATGAATGTACCTTGAATGAAAAAAGGCTATCTCTCACTCCTACAGAATTTTCCATTCTTTGGGTCCTTTGTTCCAATCGCGGACGAGTGGTCAGCTCGGAAGAATTGTTCCATGAGGTATGGGGAGACAAGTATTTCACCAATAGCAATAATACGGTAATGGTTCATATCAGGCATTTAAGGGAAAAAATGCACGACAGCGCGGAGCATCCTAAATATATCAAAACGGTATGGGGGGTTGGCTATAAAATTGAAAAGTAA
- the nuoF gene encoding NADH-quinone oxidoreductase subunit NuoF: MHYYRAHVLVCAGSTCVTSGCHAVKEAILEGIKRHQLEEEIKVVETGCMGFCELGPLVVVYPEGVMYCRVKAEDAAVIVNEHLLKGRIVKQLLYQDPNTRKPVPLMKDLHFLSKQTKIAMRNAGLINPKDIEEYIAGEGYFALAKVLSSMSPEEVILEIKKSGLRGRGGAGFPTGLKWEFTAKARGTQKYVVCNGDEGVPGVFMDRSILEGDPHSVIEAMAIAGYALGADQGYIYVRAEYPLAVEKLRHAINQASEYGLLGENILGSGFNFNVNIRVGAGAFVCGEETALLASIEGRRGEPRPRPPFPANEGLWGKPTLINNVETFSSIPPIILKGGQWYASMGTEKSKGTKVFALTGKINNTGLIEVPMGIPLKEIIFDIGGGIVNNKKLKAVQTGGPTGGFIPAEHINVSMDYESLDELGTQIGSGSLTVLDEDTCVVDLVKFFVQFCHEESCGKCAPCRIGTKRMLEILERITRGEGKEEDIEALEKLCDYIKNTALCGLGQAAPNPVLSMLRYFRPEFEAHVRDKHCPASVCALAEGGVR, encoded by the coding sequence ATGCATTATTACCGGGCACATGTTTTGGTTTGCGCGGGGTCGACATGTGTTACATCAGGATGCCACGCCGTTAAAGAAGCTATTTTAGAAGGAATCAAAAGGCATCAACTCGAAGAAGAAATTAAAGTTGTAGAAACCGGCTGCATGGGTTTTTGTGAACTGGGCCCGCTTGTCGTAGTATATCCCGAAGGAGTAATGTATTGCCGGGTTAAGGCTGAAGACGCGGCAGTCATTGTGAACGAGCACCTGCTTAAAGGGCGGATCGTGAAGCAGTTGCTATACCAGGATCCCAACACCAGAAAACCTGTTCCTTTGATGAAAGATCTCCATTTCTTGTCCAAACAGACCAAGATTGCCATGCGTAACGCAGGACTTATTAATCCCAAAGATATTGAGGAATATATCGCCGGTGAAGGCTATTTCGCGTTGGCCAAGGTTTTGTCAAGCATGTCGCCGGAGGAAGTAATCCTCGAGATAAAAAAATCCGGCCTGCGCGGCCGGGGAGGCGCCGGTTTCCCAACCGGATTAAAGTGGGAATTTACCGCCAAAGCCCGGGGAACGCAAAAATATGTGGTATGCAACGGAGACGAAGGAGTCCCGGGTGTTTTTATGGACAGGTCAATCTTGGAAGGTGACCCGCACTCCGTCATTGAGGCGATGGCCATCGCCGGCTATGCGCTCGGAGCTGATCAAGGCTATATCTACGTCCGGGCGGAGTACCCCCTGGCGGTGGAGAAACTGCGGCATGCCATTAATCAGGCAAGTGAGTACGGGTTATTGGGAGAGAATATTTTAGGCTCAGGTTTTAATTTTAACGTAAATATCCGGGTTGGCGCCGGCGCCTTTGTCTGCGGGGAAGAAACCGCCCTGCTGGCTTCCATAGAAGGCCGCCGCGGCGAACCCAGGCCGCGGCCTCCTTTCCCGGCCAATGAAGGGCTATGGGGTAAACCGACATTAATTAATAACGTGGAAACATTCTCCAGTATCCCGCCGATTATCTTAAAAGGCGGCCAGTGGTATGCTTCCATGGGAACAGAAAAGAGCAAAGGCACAAAAGTATTTGCCCTGACCGGGAAAATAAACAACACCGGCCTGATCGAAGTTCCGATGGGCATACCTTTGAAAGAGATCATTTTTGACATTGGCGGCGGAATAGTTAATAACAAAAAATTAAAAGCAGTGCAAACGGGTGGCCCCACAGGCGGCTTTATTCCGGCCGAGCACATTAATGTCAGTATGGATTATGAATCGCTGGACGAATTAGGAACACAAATTGGCTCCGGCAGCCTGACTGTATTAGATGAAGATACCTGTGTGGTCGACCTGGTCAAATTCTTTGTCCAATTTTGCCACGAGGAATCTTGCGGCAAGTGCGCTCCCTGCCGCATCGGGACCAAGAGGATGTTGGAAATACTCGAGCGGATTACCCGCGGCGAAGGGAAAGAGGAAGATATCGAAGCGCTTGAAAAACTGTGCGACTATATTAAAAACACGGCGTTATGCGGTTTGGGACAAGCCGCTCCCAACCCCGTGCTGAGCATGTTGCGCTACTTTAGGCCTGAGTTTGAAGCGCATGTCAGGGATAAGCATTGTCCGGCTTCAGTATGTGCGCTGGCAGAAGGAGGGGTGAGATAG
- the vanS gene encoding vancomycin resistance histidine kinase VanS: MAIKLKSKRDKRRNDYTKLKSKVFFQMLLITVAAAVTVYLLRYILRGQIGDRIVRFLVNAFHFKNSDALEIYQLVIRNNMDTILFVVILIFLVILFRFSVSWFKKYFDEISAGMDKLAEESDAEITLSPELDFMENKLNQIKNNLEKQKKAALDAEQRKNDLVVYLAHDIKTPLTSVIGYLSLLDEAPDMPPEQKAKYVGITLEKAYRLEQLINEFFEITRFNLQTIVLNKEKINLLFMLQQLADEFYPMLTPQGKQVSVNVSDGLTLWGDADKLARVFNNILKNAIAYSYENSVIDISAKQQDKNIVITFTNQGNPIPRARLETIFEKFYRLDSARSTNTGGAGLGLAIAQEIVTAHDGTISVESNPENTSFTVKLPL, encoded by the coding sequence TTGGCTATAAAATTGAAAAGTAAGAGAGATAAAAGAAGGAATGATTATACAAAATTAAAAAGCAAAGTATTTTTTCAAATGCTTCTGATTACAGTTGCCGCCGCTGTAACTGTTTATCTATTGCGCTATATCCTGCGTGGACAGATCGGAGATCGTATCGTTCGATTTTTAGTCAACGCTTTTCATTTTAAAAATTCGGACGCACTGGAAATCTATCAGTTGGTGATTCGCAACAATATGGACACGATCCTTTTTGTTGTAATCCTAATATTTTTAGTTATCCTTTTTCGATTTTCTGTTTCTTGGTTCAAAAAATATTTTGATGAAATCAGCGCTGGAATGGATAAACTTGCTGAGGAATCCGATGCAGAAATTACATTATCGCCAGAATTGGATTTTATGGAAAATAAGCTAAATCAGATAAAAAACAACTTGGAAAAACAAAAGAAAGCCGCGCTTGATGCCGAGCAACGCAAAAATGATTTGGTAGTTTACTTGGCTCATGATATAAAGACACCTCTGACCTCCGTTATAGGATATTTAAGTCTTCTGGATGAAGCTCCTGACATGCCTCCTGAACAGAAGGCAAAATATGTCGGTATTACCTTGGAAAAAGCTTATCGGTTAGAGCAGCTTATAAATGAGTTTTTTGAGATCACAAGATTTAATCTTCAAACTATTGTTTTGAATAAAGAAAAAATAAATTTACTTTTCATGCTCCAGCAGTTAGCCGATGAATTCTATCCAATGCTGACTCCGCAGGGAAAGCAGGTGTCCGTCAATGTGTCTGACGGACTCACTCTGTGGGGAGATGCAGACAAATTGGCTCGTGTGTTCAATAACATTCTGAAAAATGCGATAGCCTATAGCTATGAAAACAGCGTCATTGACATTTCTGCTAAACAGCAGGACAAAAATATTGTTATAACTTTTACTAATCAGGGAAATCCAATCCCGCGGGCAAGGCTTGAAACTATTTTTGAAAAATTTTACCGATTAGATTCTGCACGTTCCACAAACACCGGTGGAGCAGGGCTGGGTTTGGCAATCGCACAAGAAATTGTCACGGCTCACGATGGAACAATCTCTGTGGAAAGCAACCCGGAAAATACTTCATTTACAGTAAAGCTTCCGTTATAA
- a CDS encoding hydantoinase/oxoprolinase family protein, protein MIRYKLAVDTGGTFTDFCLMGENGELHIAKEPSIPEDPSRAVLAGIKNITQKTGVDPGQIDFILHGTTVATNAILERKGARLALITTRGFKDIIYIGRQNRPHLYNFWAVKPPPLLPRHLVLEVNERVLADGSVHLALEEKEIQSVILQVKEAGVESVAICLLHSYINPVHEAMLKNAIKEHLPHLSVTISAEILPEFREYERTSTTVINALVKPLMDKHISRLEKDLTTTGVKSELFIMQSSGGVITAPQAREQSARIALSGPAGGVLAGVHLAGLTGNKNLITADMGGTSMDICLINNGKSRFTTEGAIGGYPLRLPMLDIHTIGAGGGSVAWVDPGGALRVGPQSAGSVPGPACYGLGGEEPTVTDANLILGRLDPADLAGVKILKPELAARAVSEKIGAPLGLTLEQAAEGIIRVVNANMVRAMRLVSVQKGYDPRDFTLAPFGGACPLHAVELARELGIPRIMVPPHPGVASAWGMLSADVRHDYSLTRIVDLTPAVCAEINGEFARLTGQGREDLAREGFAEPEMSFNRFLDIRYQGQSYELTLSIPGNSLIEADIQIIIRRFHRLHQQNYGYCRENAPAEIVTLRLTATGALPKISPRLHTGAKEANISGTRQVYLSGEYRQVPVHARRQIGPGWHTEGPAIITQADATTLIWPGDRVYCDRWGNIIIETKVR, encoded by the coding sequence ATGATTAGATACAAGCTGGCTGTCGACACCGGAGGCACTTTTACGGATTTTTGCCTGATGGGGGAAAACGGCGAGCTGCATATCGCCAAAGAGCCTTCAATTCCCGAAGATCCTTCCCGGGCCGTGCTGGCGGGGATAAAAAATATTACACAAAAAACTGGGGTTGACCCCGGCCAAATCGACTTCATCCTGCACGGCACAACAGTGGCCACCAACGCCATCCTGGAGCGAAAAGGAGCGCGCCTGGCGCTCATCACCACCAGGGGTTTCAAAGACATCATCTATATCGGGCGGCAAAACCGCCCCCATCTGTACAACTTCTGGGCTGTAAAGCCGCCGCCCCTGCTGCCCCGCCATCTGGTCCTGGAAGTAAACGAGCGGGTATTAGCCGACGGTTCTGTTCACCTTGCCCTCGAGGAAAAAGAAATCCAGTCGGTAATCTTGCAGGTTAAGGAAGCCGGCGTGGAATCAGTAGCGATTTGCCTGCTGCATTCATATATCAACCCGGTCCACGAAGCCATGCTCAAAAATGCCATAAAAGAGCATTTGCCGCACCTATCCGTCACAATTTCCGCTGAAATATTGCCTGAATTCAGAGAATACGAGAGAACCAGCACCACGGTGATCAACGCGCTGGTCAAGCCCTTGATGGACAAGCATATCAGCCGGTTGGAAAAAGATTTAACCACCACCGGTGTCAAAAGTGAATTATTCATTATGCAGTCCAGCGGGGGTGTAATCACCGCTCCCCAGGCGCGGGAGCAGAGCGCCCGCATCGCTCTCAGCGGGCCGGCGGGCGGCGTGCTGGCCGGTGTTCACCTGGCCGGCCTGACCGGTAACAAAAACCTGATCACGGCCGACATGGGCGGCACCAGCATGGATATTTGCCTGATTAATAACGGCAAATCGCGTTTTACCACGGAAGGCGCCATCGGCGGTTACCCGCTGCGGCTGCCCATGCTGGATATTCACACCATCGGCGCCGGCGGGGGCAGCGTTGCCTGGGTTGATCCCGGCGGCGCGTTAAGGGTGGGTCCGCAAAGCGCCGGTTCGGTTCCCGGACCTGCCTGTTACGGCCTGGGCGGTGAAGAGCCTACGGTAACAGACGCCAATTTGATTTTGGGCAGGTTGGACCCGGCTGATCTGGCCGGTGTGAAAATATTAAAACCGGAGCTAGCCGCCCGGGCTGTCAGTGAAAAAATCGGCGCCCCTCTCGGGCTGACATTAGAGCAAGCCGCGGAGGGAATCATCAGGGTGGTTAACGCCAACATGGTCCGGGCCATGCGGTTGGTATCGGTACAAAAAGGATACGACCCCAGGGATTTCACCCTGGCGCCGTTCGGCGGCGCGTGTCCCCTACATGCTGTGGAACTGGCGCGGGAACTGGGCATCCCCCGCATCATGGTGCCTCCCCACCCGGGCGTTGCCTCCGCGTGGGGAATGCTCTCCGCCGACGTGCGCCACGATTACTCTCTGACCCGCATTGTTGATTTGACCCCTGCCGTCTGCGCGGAGATCAACGGCGAATTTGCCCGGCTTACCGGACAAGGGCGCGAGGATCTGGCCCGGGAAGGATTCGCGGAACCGGAAATGAGCTTCAACAGGTTTCTGGACATCCGCTACCAGGGACAATCTTATGAATTAACTCTTTCCATCCCGGGCAATTCACTGATAGAAGCGGATATCCAAATCATCATCAGGCGTTTTCACCGCCTGCACCAGCAAAACTACGGCTACTGCCGGGAAAACGCTCCGGCGGAAATCGTCACTTTGCGTCTCACCGCCACCGGCGCCCTGCCGAAAATATCACCCCGGCTGCATACCGGGGCCAAAGAAGCAAATATTTCGGGGACAAGACAGGTCTACCTGTCCGGAGAATACCGCCAGGTGCCGGTACACGCCAGGCGGCAGATCGGCCCCGGCTGGCATACCGAGGGGCCCGCTATCATTACCCAGGCTGACGCCACCACTTTGATCTGGCCCGGGGACCGGGTTTACTGCGACCGCTGGGGCAACATTATTATTGAAACGAAGGTGCGGTAA
- a CDS encoding hydantoinase B/oxoprolinase family protein: protein MRTDPVTLEVLRNALQSVAEEMGATLTRTALSPNIKDRRDCSTAIYTPAGDLVAQAEHIPLHLGLMPTVVKKVLEIFPPENLAPGDAVMINDPYVSGSHLPDVCVISPVFAGNRLLAIVANLAHHVDIGGSVPGSMSTSATEIFQEGVRIPPVKICGRGQINVDLLRVLAHNVRTADEFYGDVQAQLSANQVGCRRMQELEQKTGSETLKDCMNEIINYTERRLRTALSGIPDGSYQFTDYLEGDGISGDLIKITACVQIDGGSVKVDFTGTSPQVKGPVNATRGVTLACVFFAVKAVADPELPSSEGIARVVEIITPAGTLVNPCFPAPVAHANINTAQRITDVVLGALAQAVPHRVTAAGTGSMSNFTIGGRDARRRYYSYVETYGGGQGAKFNQDGMDGVHVNMTNTMNTPVEVIEMNYPLRVDRYALITDTGGPGEFRGGTGLAREITVLEDATVSLSTERNIVKPWGMQGGLPGQSSRCFIKIPGGKREEIPGKVTREVPGGTTIILETAGGGGFGKPSGRNPAAVRQDVKNGLVSSTAALEDYGFN, encoded by the coding sequence ATGAGGACTGATCCTGTCACCCTGGAGGTGCTTCGCAACGCCCTGCAGTCAGTGGCGGAAGAAATGGGCGCCACTCTTACCCGTACGGCCCTCTCTCCCAACATCAAGGACCGCCGGGACTGCTCCACGGCGATATACACCCCGGCGGGGGATCTGGTCGCCCAGGCCGAGCATATCCCTTTACACCTGGGCCTGATGCCCACTGTGGTAAAAAAAGTGCTGGAAATTTTCCCGCCGGAAAATCTAGCCCCGGGCGACGCCGTGATGATCAACGATCCTTATGTCAGCGGCTCGCACCTGCCGGACGTGTGCGTGATCTCCCCCGTTTTTGCCGGGAACCGCCTGCTGGCCATCGTCGCCAACCTGGCCCACCATGTGGATATAGGGGGATCAGTTCCCGGCAGCATGTCCACTTCGGCCACAGAAATTTTCCAGGAAGGCGTCAGGATACCTCCCGTTAAAATATGCGGCAGGGGACAGATTAACGTTGACTTATTAAGGGTGCTGGCTCACAATGTCAGAACCGCCGATGAGTTTTACGGTGATGTCCAGGCCCAGCTTTCCGCCAACCAGGTGGGATGCAGGAGGATGCAAGAACTGGAACAAAAAACAGGATCGGAAACCTTGAAGGATTGCATGAATGAAATCATTAATTACACTGAGCGGAGGCTCCGTACGGCTTTAAGCGGTATTCCCGACGGCAGTTATCAATTCACTGATTACCTGGAAGGGGACGGCATCAGCGGCGACCTGATCAAAATCACCGCCTGCGTGCAAATCGACGGCGGGAGCGTCAAGGTTGACTTTACCGGCACCAGCCCGCAGGTAAAAGGCCCCGTCAATGCCACCAGGGGCGTTACCCTGGCCTGTGTCTTTTTTGCCGTCAAAGCCGTGGCCGATCCCGAGCTGCCTTCCAGCGAAGGCATAGCCAGGGTAGTGGAGATTATCACCCCGGCCGGCACCCTGGTCAACCCCTGTTTCCCGGCGCCTGTCGCCCACGCGAACATCAACACCGCCCAAAGGATCACCGACGTGGTGCTGGGCGCCCTGGCGCAGGCGGTTCCCCACAGGGTGACCGCCGCCGGCACAGGCAGCATGAGCAACTTTACCATCGGCGGCAGGGATGCCCGGCGGCGGTACTATTCATACGTGGAAACCTACGGCGGCGGCCAGGGGGCTAAATTTAACCAGGACGGAATGGACGGGGTGCATGTCAACATGACCAACACCATGAACACTCCGGTAGAAGTTATCGAAATGAACTACCCCTTGCGGGTGGACAGGTACGCTTTGATTACGGACACGGGAGGACCGGGCGAGTTCAGGGGCGGCACCGGCCTGGCGCGCGAGATCACCGTTTTGGAAGATGCCACCGTTTCTTTAAGCACCGAAAGAAATATCGTTAAGCCTTGGGGTATGCAAGGCGGGTTGCCCGGCCAGTCTTCCCGGTGCTTTATCAAAATACCTGGCGGAAAACGCGAGGAAATTCCGGGCAAAGTCACCCGGGAGGTGCCCGGTGGAACAACCATTATCCTGGAAACAGCCGGGGGCGGCGGCTTCGGGAAACCTTCCGGCAGAAACCCCGCGGCAGTGAGACAGGATGTTAAAAATGGCTTGGTATCGTCAACAGCGGCGCTGGAGGACTATGGCTTCAATTAG
- a CDS encoding complex I 24 kDa subunit family protein → MEAAVTECRCDLETELERMIASHEGKKDDLIEVLYWVQDKYGYVPKDVQLIIADKMNVPLSTINGVITFYHLFSSKPKGKYEISLCNGTACYLRGAPRVLERFEKELGIKPHDNTGDNMFSLNLIRCLGACAVAPNITVNSEPRARMAPDLVPEIINELKAKNYTGVIDDETD, encoded by the coding sequence ATGGAAGCGGCAGTCACCGAGTGCCGGTGTGATCTGGAAACTGAACTGGAAAGAATGATTGCCAGTCATGAAGGAAAGAAGGACGATTTAATCGAGGTATTATATTGGGTACAGGACAAATACGGCTATGTGCCAAAAGATGTGCAGCTAATAATTGCTGATAAAATGAATGTGCCCTTAAGCACTATTAATGGAGTTATTACGTTTTACCATCTATTTTCATCAAAGCCAAAAGGCAAGTATGAGATTTCCCTTTGTAACGGCACCGCCTGTTATTTGCGGGGAGCGCCGCGAGTATTGGAGCGGTTTGAAAAAGAGTTGGGGATTAAACCGCATGATAATACCGGCGACAATATGTTTTCCCTTAATTTAATCAGGTGTTTGGGCGCTTGCGCCGTTGCTCCGAATATTACCGTCAACTCAGAGCCACGCGCCAGGATGGCGCCTGATCTTGTCCCGGAAATCATTAATGAGCTCAAAGCTAAAAATTATACCGGGGTGATCGATGATGAAACAGATTAA
- a CDS encoding NADH-dependent [FeFe] hydrogenase, group A6, translating to MPMVTLTIDGKEVQVEQGTTVLEAAKKVNINIPTLCYLKDINVIGACRICVVEVKGARTLQAACVTPATENMVVLTNTAAVRNSRRMTLELILSNHPFQCPTCVRNQNCELQSLAEAFGIREVHYQGANPEHVVDDSSVSLVRDPEKCILCRRCVSVCEKVQTVCAIGPQGRGFDTVIAPGVDMVLAESNCVNCGQCVLVCPTGALCERDQTEQVWAALADPKKHVVVQTAPAVRVAIGEMFGMKPGSVATGQMVAAIRKLGFDKVFDTDFTADLTIMEEGSELIERIGTGGVLPLITSCSPGWVKFIEHFYPALLPHVSTCKSPQQMFGALAKTFYAEKAGVDPADVFSVSIMPCTAKKFEAQRPEMNSSGYQDVDVVLTTRELCRMFKQAGINFNELPEENYDDPLGISTGAAVIFGATGGVMEAALRTVYEIVTGETLASVDFVDVRGLVGVKEASVKVGDLDVKVAVAHGLGNARKLLDALQAGEANYHFIEIMCCPGGCIGGGGQPIPTNYEIRQQRIDGIYTADEAMTLRKSHENPAIQQLYKEFLEKPLGHKSHELLHTKYTPRGQFNQL from the coding sequence ATGCCAATGGTTACTTTAACAATTGACGGAAAAGAAGTGCAGGTGGAACAGGGTACCACTGTTCTCGAGGCTGCCAAAAAAGTTAATATAAATATTCCTACCTTATGCTATTTAAAAGACATTAACGTTATCGGGGCCTGCCGGATCTGTGTGGTTGAAGTCAAAGGCGCCCGCACGCTGCAGGCGGCTTGTGTGACCCCGGCGACCGAGAATATGGTTGTGCTGACCAATACCGCGGCGGTGCGCAATTCACGCCGGATGACGCTGGAACTGATTCTGTCCAACCACCCGTTCCAATGTCCGACCTGTGTACGCAACCAGAATTGCGAGTTGCAGTCCCTGGCGGAAGCGTTCGGAATCCGGGAAGTTCATTATCAAGGCGCCAACCCCGAGCACGTGGTGGACGACTCCAGCGTGTCCCTGGTGCGCGACCCCGAAAAGTGCATCCTGTGCCGTCGCTGCGTCTCAGTATGTGAAAAGGTGCAGACCGTATGCGCAATCGGCCCGCAGGGGCGCGGTTTCGACACCGTTATCGCGCCGGGCGTGGACATGGTTTTAGCCGAATCCAATTGTGTCAACTGCGGCCAGTGTGTGCTGGTTTGCCCGACGGGGGCTCTATGCGAGCGGGATCAGACAGAACAAGTCTGGGCCGCCCTGGCCGATCCCAAAAAGCATGTCGTGGTCCAGACCGCCCCGGCGGTGCGTGTCGCCATCGGTGAAATGTTCGGCATGAAGCCGGGCAGCGTCGCTACCGGACAAATGGTTGCCGCAATCAGGAAGCTCGGTTTTGATAAAGTATTCGACACCGACTTCACCGCCGACCTGACCATCATGGAAGAGGGCAGCGAGTTGATCGAAAGGATCGGTACCGGCGGAGTTCTGCCGTTAATCACTTCTTGCAGTCCAGGCTGGGTTAAGTTCATCGAGCACTTCTACCCGGCACTGCTGCCGCATGTGTCCACCTGCAAATCGCCGCAGCAGATGTTCGGCGCCCTGGCTAAAACCTTCTACGCCGAAAAAGCGGGCGTGGACCCGGCCGACGTCTTTTCAGTGTCGATCATGCCCTGCACCGCCAAGAAGTTCGAGGCGCAGCGTCCCGAAATGAACTCAAGCGGCTATCAGGACGTGGATGTAGTGCTGACCACCAGGGAACTATGCCGCATGTTCAAGCAGGCGGGCATAAATTTCAACGAACTGCCCGAAGAAAATTATGATGACCCGCTGGGCATCTCGACCGGCGCGGCGGTAATCTTCGGCGCGACCGGCGGCGTGATGGAAGCCGCGCTTCGCACAGTCTATGAAATAGTTACCGGGGAAACCCTGGCGTCGGTAGATTTTGTCGACGTGCGCGGTTTGGTAGGAGTCAAGGAAGCCTCCGTCAAAGTTGGCGACCTGGACGTAAAAGTAGCCGTGGCGCACGGGCTGGGCAACGCCAGGAAGCTGCTGGACGCCCTGCAGGCCGGCGAAGCCAATTACCACTTCATCGAGATCATGTGCTGCCCGGGCGGCTGCATCGGCGGCGGCGGCCAGCCAATCCCGACTAACTATGAAATCAGGCAACAGCGGATTGACGGCATATACACCGCCGACGAGGCGATGACCTTGCGGAAGTCCCACGAGAACCCCGCGATTCAGCAGTTGTACAAAGAATTTTTGGAGAAGCCGCTGGGGCATAAGTCTCATGAATTGCTGCACACTAAATACACTCCGCGCGGGCAGTTTAATCAGTTATAA